From one Coffea eugenioides isolate CCC68of chromosome 11, Ceug_1.0, whole genome shotgun sequence genomic stretch:
- the LOC113752411 gene encoding probable L-gulonolactone oxidase 6, giving the protein MHFDKQIQWQILLAYMIIISFTIFLVRSTPPEDHIRCSSGNTNCTITNSYATFPDRSICHAAEVVYPTTEEELISIVANATFLRRKMKVATSTSHSIPKLICPEGENGLIISTKGLNRTLNIDKSAMTITVEPGMLLRQLINESAMAGLAIPYVPYWWGVTVGGILGTGAHGSSLWGESGSAVHDFVIQLRIVTPVGPDEGYAKVRTLQNGDPELDAARVSLGVLGVISQVTLQLQPMFKRSITLLEKNDSDLADQVSTFGRQHEFADLTWYPSQSKVVYRIDDRVSSGTPGNGVYDFAAFRSVPSQYLAMARSLGESQESTSDVVGKCVTAAQTLSQLAVAAYGLTNDGMAFNGYPVVGYNNQLQSSGTCLDSLEDALATSCPWDPRIKGLYFFYTAISISLSKTKDFIEDVKKLVALQPEAFCGLDLYIGILMRYVAASTAYLGKDEDVVEFDMIYYRSKDPMSPRIYQDILEEIEQLALFKYGGLPHWGKNKNMAFIGAINKYKSASEFLKVKRLYDPLGLFSNEWTDQILEVKDGISIVKENCALEGLCICSEDVHCAPQKGYFCRPGKVYQEARVCVHLSYEDGYDWS; this is encoded by the exons atGCACTTTGATAAGCAAATTCAATGGCAAATCCTCTTAGCATATATGATCATTATTAGCTTCACAATTTTTTTGGTCAGAAGTACTCCTCCAGAAGATCACATAAGATGTTCATCCGGCAACACAAATTGCACCATCACAAATTCTTACGCTACATTCCCAGATCGAAGCATATGTCATGCAGCCGAAGTTGTTTATCCAACGACAGAAGAAGAGCTGATTTCGATTGTAGCAAATGCAACTTTTCTGcggagaaaaatgaaagtagcaACCTCAACATCACACAGTATACCTAAACTTATATGCCCTGAGGGAGAAAATGGCCTGATTATTAGCACCAAGGGCCTCAACCGGACCCTGAATATCGACAAATCAGCCATGACCATAACAGTTGAGCCTGGAATGTTACTAAGGCAGCTGATCAATGAAAGTGCCATGGCTGGATTAGCTATACCTTATGTCCCATATTGGTGGGGTGTAACTGTCGGTGGAATTTTGGGCACGGGTGCCCATGGAAGCTCACTGTGGGGTGAATCGGGTAGTGCAGTTCATGATTTTGTGATTCAACTTCGGATTGTAACACCTGTAGGCCCTGATGAAGGTTATGCAAAAGTTCGAACGCTGCAAAATGGTGACCCTGAGCTTGATGCTGCTAGAGTATCCCTTGGTGTTCTTGGAGTGATTTCCCAG GTGACTCTTCAACTGCAACCAATGTTTAAGAGGTCTATCACCCTTCTAGAGAAAAATGATTCAGACTTAGCAGATCAAGTGTCCACCTTCGGCAGACAACACGAATTTGCAGATTTAACGTGGTACCCAAGTCAAAGCAAGGTTGTCTATCGTATTGATGATAGAGTCTCCTCAGGCACTCCTGGAAATGGTGTTTATGATTTTGCGGCTTTCCGGTCTGTCCCTTCACAATATCTTGCCATGGCAAGAAGCTTAG GAGAGAGTCAAGAATCCACAAGTGATGTTGTAGGGAAATGTGTAACAGCAGCACAAACTCTATCCCAACTGGCAGTGGCAGCATATGGGTTGACCAACGATG GTATGGCTTTCAATGGCTACCCTGTGGTAGGCTATAACAATCAGCTTCAATCATCTGGTACATGCCTAGACAGCCTGGAAGATGCATTGGCAACATCATGCCCTTGGGACCCTAGAATTAAGGGCTTATACTTCTTCTATACTGCAATCAGCATCAGCTTGTCCAAGACTAAGGACTTCATTGAAGATGTGAAGAAACTTGTTGCTTTGCAACCTGAGGCTTTCTGTGGCCTAGACCTCTATATTGGTATCCTCATGAGATATGTCGCTGCTTCAACCGCTTACTTGGGTAAAGATGAAGATGTTGTAGAATTCGACATGATTTACTATAGAAGTAAGGATCCAATGTCCCCAAGAATCTATCAAGACATTCTtgaagagatagagcaactagcaTTATTTAAATATGGAGGGTTACCACATtgggggaaaaacaaaaatatggCTTTTATTGGGGCAATTAATAAGTATAAGAGTGCTAGTGAGTTTTTGAAGGTAAAAAGGTTGTATGATCCTTTAGGATTGTTTTCCAATGAATGGACAGACCAAATTCTTGAAGTGAAAGATGGGATCAGTATAGTGAAGGAAAATTGTGCACTAGAAGGATTATGCATATGCTCGGAAGATGTTCATTGTGCCCCACAAAAGGGATACTTTTGTCGACCAGGAAAAGTTTATCAGGAAGCTAGGGTTTGTGTTCATTTGTCATATGAAGATGGGTATGACTGGTCTTAG